The stretch of DNA CGGGCCTCGCGCACGGCCACCCGGACCTCGTTGGTGGTGCCCTGGCGGGCGCCGTCCTCGGCGTGGACGAGCAGCGAGGGGGAGTCGGGCAGCCGGAAGGCCACGTCGCCGCAGCGGGTGCAGACGATGCCCTCGGTGTCGAGCACGGTGGGCACCAGGGCGTTGCGCCGGTACCGCTCGGCGGGCCGGCCGCACTGGCAGCGCACGTGGGCGAGGCTGGCCAGGTCGATCCGGCTGCGCTCGCCGAAGTAGCCGAAGCAGTTGCTGAGTTCGTTCTCCGGGTCCTTGACGAACTGGGTGGCGATGGCCATGTCCAGCGACTGGAGGTCGTCCAGCAGGCCGCGGATCACCGGGGTGCGGTCCTGGTTCACCGCGAGGTCGCGGCGGGAGACCTGGCCCTCCACCTTGGTGGCGAGCTTGCCCAGGCGGGCGCGGAGCGGGTTGTTGGGGGAGAGCGCCCCGCCGGCCAGGTAGGCGGTGAGCCGGGCCGAGGTGGTGAGCAGCAGTTGCTCCGGCTCGACGGTGGGCAGTGCGGGCACGGCGCCGGAGTCCTCGGCCAGGCCGAACTGCACGTAGGCGGGGTAGGGCTCGGAGGTGCAGATGCTCGTGTTGAGCGCGGTCACGGAGGCGGTGCCGGTGAGCGCGGCCTCCGTCCAGACGAGGTTCTCCGGGCGGGTGGAGCCGTGCACGGTGATCGCGCCGACCACGTTGCGGGCGGTGCCGTCGATCGCGTTCAGCATCAGCTGGTACTTGGGGTCGTAGACCGTGGCGTCGGCGAACGGGCTGTTGTTGCAGGAGCTCAGCACCACCTCGGCGGTGCGGATCTCGCGCAGCTGGATGAGCTTGTCCACCGGCTTGTAGCAGGTGGAGGTGGCGCAGATCGGGGCGACCATCTCGAGGTTGCGGCCGACCGTCTCGTTCAGGCCGCAGATGGTGTAGTCGGCGAGGTTGAGCGAGTCGTCCTTGCCGTGGCCCTGGAGCATCAGCCGGCGCCAACGGGTGCCGAGGATCTCGGACCTGACGTCCACCGACTCCAGCTCGGCCTCGTTGCGCAGGTGGACGCCGCTGCGGGTGAAGCCGCGGTCCACGGCCGTGAAGAGGCCGAACTCCTCGACGTCATCGGCGGGTTCGAGGTACTGCTTGGCGGTGAACCAGGCCAGCGAGGCGGCGTCCCGGCCGGTCAGGAAGACCAGCTTCAGCTCGGGGCGGGTGCCGGCGGCGCGCACCAGCGGCCAGATCAGGTCCACCGTGAAGTGCTCGTAGAGGCCGGCGATCACCAGCGAGACGGGCTGCCCGCCGGCGGCCGGGGCGAGGCGCTCCAGCAGGGCGGGGGCGAGCTCGGCCTCGTCCAGCCACTCGGCCGCGCAGGGGGTGATCAGCGCGCGCAGGCCGGCCGGCAGGGTCTGCGGGGCGAGCAGCACGCCGTGGGTGCGGGGGGCGGGACGGCGGACCGCTCCGTACACCTCGGCCGCGCGCTCGGCGGAGGCGGCCAGGTCGGTGCGGCCGCCGGTCCAGACCGGGACGGCGGTGGGCGCCTCGGCGGCGAGGAAGGCGTCGACGGCGGCGGTGTACGAGCCCGCGTCGTCGAGGACCGAGAACGGCGAGGTCATCAGGGTGGCCGTCCCGGCGCCGGGACCGTGGGGCTCGGACTGCATGAGGTGGTGCTCCTTTGGGGAGGGGGTGCTGCGGGGCGTGCGGGCGGGCCGGAACGCGGCTCGCCCCCGGCGTACGGGGTACCGGGGGCGAGCCGCTGGCCGGTGGGGGCTACTCGCCCCAGTCCTCCTCGACCTCGGGGGCGAGGGCGAGCACGGTCGGGTCGAGGGCGACGATCTCCAGCTCGCTGCGGCAGCCGCCGCACTCGACGATCTCGTTGAGCCGGGCGGAGGCGCCGATGGAGACCGGCTCCTCGCACTCCGGGCAGGGCTGAGCGGTCAGCGTGGTCACGAGACGTGTTCCTTTCGGTGGGTGGTTCCGGAGCGGGCCGCGGTGTCGAGGGCGGTACGGACCGCCCTCACCACCCGCTCCGCGGTGAGGTCGTAGTGCGCGATCAGGTGTTCCTGGTTGCCCACCTGGTCGACAAAGGTGTCCGGTACGCCCAGGCGCAGCACCCGCACCGGCGCGCGCTCGGCCAGCGTCTCGGCGACGGCGCCGCCGAGGCCGCCGCCGCGCCAGTGCTCCTCCAGGGTGACCACCAGGTCGGCCGGGCCGGCCGCGGCGACCAGCGCCTCGGTGTCCAGCGGGCGCAGGGTGTGCATGTTGAGCACGGTGGCCTCGATGCCGTGCCCGGCGAGCTCCTCGGCCGCCGCGAGGCAGGCGAGCACCGGGTAGGCGCCGCAGGCGGCCAGCACCACGTCGCCGCCCTCGCGCAGGGTCTGCGCCTTGCCGATGACGGGCGGCGGGCCGGGCGGCAGCGCCGGGGTGGCCTTGCGGCCGAGCCGCACGTAGAGCGGGCCGGGCAGGTGCAGGCTCTGCTCCAGCACGGCCTCGGTGGCGGCGGCGTCGGCCGGCACCACCACGGTCATCCCGGGCAGCACCCGCATCACCGCGAGGTCCTCCAAGGCCTGGTGGGTCGGGCCGAGGTGGCCGGCGGCCAGGCCGCCGTGGGTGGCCATGATCCTGACCGGCAGCCCGTTGTAGGCGATGTCGATCTTGATCGCCTCCAGCGCCCGGGAGGTGGCGAAGGCGGCCATGGTGTTGACGAACGGCACCCGCCCGCAGGCCGCCATCCCGGCGGCCATCCCCATCAGGTTCTGCTCGGCGATGCCGAGGTTGAGGTACTGCTCGCCGGCCGCGGCCACCTGCTCCGCGCCGAACAGGCCGGTGTCGGAGTCCAGGCAGATCAGCTCGGGGTGGCGGGCCAGCAGCGGGATCAGGGCGTCCCGGTACGCCTCGCGGGTCGCGCGGCTCATGCCGTGGCCTCCGTGGCCCGCAGCGCGTTGCGCGCCCGGGAGTGGTTGCGGGGCGAGAGGGTGACGTAGTGGCTCGCGGCCCGGCCGGCCAGGAAGGGCAGGCCCTGGCCCTTGACCGTGCGGGCCAGCAGCACGCTCGGCTTGCCGGGCTCCCAGGGGCCGGCGCCGAGGTGCTCGGCGAGCAGCGCCGGGTCGTGCCCGTCCACCTCGCGCACCGACCAGCCGAAGCTGCTCCAGCGCTCGGCCAGCGGCTCCATCGGGGCGATGCCCTCGGTCGGGCCGGTCAGCTGGAGGCCGTTGCAGTCCACGATCGCGACCAGCCGGTCCAGGCCCAGACTGGCGGCGGCGATGGCCGCCTCCCAGACCGAGCCCTCCTGGAGCTCGCCGTCGCCCAGCAGCACGAAGCTGCGCGAGGTGCGGCCCGCGTACCGGTTGGCCAGCGCGAAGCCGCAGGCCAGCGGGAGGCCGTGGCCCAGCGAGCCGGTCGGCAGCTCCACCCCGGGCACCGCGCGGACGGGGTGGCCCATCAGCCGGCTGCCGGGACGGCCGAACTCGGCCAGCTCCTCGACCGGGAAGTACCCGCGCTCGGCCAGGGTGGCGTAGAGCGCGAGGGCCGCGTGGCCCTTGCTGAGCAGGAAGCGGTCACGGTCCGGGTCCGCCGGTCGGAGCGGGTCGGCGTTCATGACCGAGAAGTAGAGCGCGGTGAGCACGTCGGTGCAGGAGAGGCCGCCGCCGAGGTGGCCGCCCTCGGGCCCGGCGCACATGTCCACCACGTGCCGGCGGATCCGGGCGGCGACGGCCGCCAGGGTCTCGGGCTCGGCGCGCTCCAGCAGGGCGCCGGTCATGACGCCGCCTTGGCGAGGGTGGCGACCATGTCCCTGTTGGCCCAGACCTTCTCGAAGGCGTCGGCGTAGAGCGCGAGCAGCCAGCCGGCGTCCGGGTTGAGGTGGCGCTTCTGGATGGTCAGCGAGTCGGCGATGACCGCGCGGGTCACCGGGTACCCCTCGCCGGAGGCGGTGCCGGGCGCGCCGGTGACGGCCCACGGGTGGCCGGAGCCGAAGCCGAGCCGCTCCACGAAGACCTTCTGGTCGGGCAGCGGCATCAGCTGGTACTGCGACATCGGCACGCCCTCGGCGCGCAGCAGCCGGCGCAGCGCCCCGCGCAGCGCCTGCGGGCGCACCCCCTCCAGGCCGAAGGCGGCCGGGTCGAAGCGGAAGCGCAGGATGTGCCAGACGTGGGTGGTGTCCGGCAGCGCGGTGGGCACCACCAGGCCGGGCAACTCGGCCAGCCGGCCCAGGAATTCGGTGACGTTGCGCTGGCGGCGCTGCTCGTAGTCGTCGAAGCGGGCCAGCTGGGAGCTGGTGAACGCGGCCTGGATGGCGTTCATCTTGTGGTTCCAGCCCAGGCCGTAGGAGACGTAGTCGCGGTCGCGGCCGGCCTCGATCACCTCGCCGAACTGGCGGCCCCGGCGCATCGCCTCCGCCAGCTCGGTGCTGCCGGTGACCAGCAGGCCGCCCTCGCCGCAGGTCGGGATGTTCTTGGTGACCTGGAGGCTGAAGGAGCCGGCGTCGCCGATCCCGCCGACCGGGCGGCCGCGGTGGGTCGCGCCGGGGGCCTGGGCGGCGTCCTCGACGACCGCGAGGTGGTACTTCCTCGCGATCGCCATGATCCGGTCCATGTCGGCGGGGGCGCCGTGCAGGTGCACCGGGATGATCGCCTTGGTCCGGGGGGTGATCCGGCGCTCGACGTCGTCCGGGTCGATGTTGAAGGTGACCGGGTCGATGTCGGCGAAGACCGGGACGGCCATCTGGTGCACCGGGGCGAGCCCGGTGGCGATGAAGGTCAGCGCGGGCACGATCACCTCGTCGCCCGGGCCGATGCCGAGCGCGGCCAGCGCGAGGGAGAGCGCGGCGGTGCCGTTGGACACCGCGACGCAGTGCTCGAAGCCGAACCGCTCGGCCCAGCCCCGCTCCAGCTCGGAGACCGCGTTGACGCCGTCGGTGTCGGAGACCAGCCTCGGGCCGTCCAGCGCGTCCAGGACGGACTTGCGGTCCTCGTCCTCGATCAGCGGCCACTGCACGCCACGTCGGTCCTTCGGCACGGCCGCCGTGCCACCGAACGCTGCCAGCTTGCTCATCAGTTGTCTCTCCGGGAGGTCACGAGGGTCGGTGCGGGCGCGGTCACAGCCGGGCCGCCACGGCGCCGACGGCGTCGACCGCCCGGGTGTAGGCGGCGCGCAGCAGGGTGGTGTGGCGCGCGAGGTCGGGGGTGGCGGCGCGCGGGTCACCGAGCCCGTGCGCGCCGGTGAACCGGAGCCCGGTCCAGGCGTGCGCCACCGTCTCCACCGCGCGGCCGGCCGCGGCCAGCGCCGGGTCGCCCCACCGGTGGCCGCAGCGGCGCAGCAGCTCGCCGTGGAGCGAGGCCTGGGCCTGCATGGCCCAGCCGAACGGGTAGAGCTCGCGCAGCGCGGCGGCCTCGCCGGCCCCGGCGCGGGCCAGCAGCTCGGCGGCGAACAGGTCGAAGCCGGGCAGGCCGGTGCGGTGCGGGCCGGCCGTGGTGAACAGCTCGGCGTCGGCGCGCAGGAAGCGGCCCAGCCGCCCGGGGGTGAGCGGCTCCGGCACGGACTCCAGCCGCACGTCCAGGCAGCGCCGGCCGATCCGGGAGTCGCTGAAGAAGGCGTCCTGGACGTCGGTCGGGTTCTCCGAGCCCCAGCTGGCCAGGAACTTCTCGATCGGGACGGCCCCCCGGAAGCCGGGCGGCATCGCGTCCGAGACGTAGACCAGGCCGCGCAGCTCGTCCAGCCCGTAGACCAGCACCTGGTGGGCGGCGTGCACGTCCCCGTAGGCGGGGCGGAAGGGCAGGTGGAAGTTGTCCACGGCGGCGATCACCGGCCGGTCCTCGGCCAGCGCGGCGCGCACCTCGCGCCAGAGGTCCTGCTCGTCGGCCGGCTGCCACCAGCGCGCGCGCAGCGCGTGGTGCGGGGCCAGCGCGGCGCCCAGGTCCACCCGGCCGTCGGCGTCCGGCAGGCACGGGTAGTAGAACTCCTCGTGCCGCACCTCGCCGGGCAGGTGCAGGAACCGCCAGCCCGCGCCGAGCACCTCCAGCGGATCGGCGCCGCCGCGCAGCAGCACCGAGGCGGTGGTGGACTGCAGGCAGCTGATCAGGTCGCGGTACCAGAGCTCGGGTTCCGGGCCCTTCAGCGTGTACGAGCGCTTGGCCGTCATCTCAGAGCTCCGTCCGCTGGAGGGTGACCGCGAAGACGTGCACCGCGACGTTGCGCGGCAGCAGGAGGCCGGTCAGGTCGACCCGCCGGGTCACCGCCACCCGCTGCGACCACATCACCGCGGGCACCCCGCGCTGCACGTGCTGCGGATAGTGCATGGTCAGGCTCTCGAACGCCTTGACCTCGCCGAACCAGGCCGGGGCCGCCCAGAAGTCGGAGACCCGCAGCGGCTCGGCGTCCACCGAGCCGTCGGCGAAGGTCAACTCGACGGTGTCCTCGCAGCGCCGCTCGGAGGCGGCCAGCAGGTGGATCCAGTCGTAGCGGTCCCGGGGGACCTCCAGGTACTGGCCGGCACAGCGGACGTTGTCCGGCCCCTGGCAGACCGGCGGGAAGTCGAAGGGGACGCCGTCCACCTCGACCAGGCTCCCCCCGGCGGGCAGGTACTCCGCCGCGAAGGAATTCCGCCACACGTTGAACGCACCCGCACCGGTGTCGGTCGCCGCGGAAACGGCGGTGTTGTTCCGGTGCCCGGATATGTCGATCCGGTCGTACTGCCGGGCGGCGGTGGACGCCGATGTCCCCGTCAAGTGACCCACCTCGCTGGAAAGGCTTTTCACGGCTCGAACGTAGTCTGCTGACCGGCGCGGATCGTCCCTCTGGTGATTACCCCGCACACCCGGGACGGCCGCGCGGCGATCACCCGGCCTGCTCCGCGCCGAGCGGCTCGAGGGCGACGGCGCGCAGCTTCTCGTAGTACGGCTGGTGGTGGTCGCGGTAGCCGCGCAGCACCGGGTCGGCCTCGACCTTCGCGGCGCCGTCGGTGCGGCGGCGGGCGAAGCCGGTGGTCTCGCTGGTCGACTGGTGCCACTTGCTGGTCGACTGCCACTCCGAGCGCATGCCGGACTGCCAGTTCAGCGCCTCGGGGCGGTAGTCGATGCCGACGGCCGCGCAGTAGGCGCGCACCGTCTCGGCCGGCCGGTCGAGCAGGTCGTCCGAGTCCACCACCACCGGGGTGCGGCCGGTGGCCTCCTGCACGGCGGTGAAGATCTCGTACAGCCGGGCGAAGCCGATCTCCTCAAGCCCCAACTCCGGGTTGAGCTCGTGGTGCGAGGCGATCGCCTCGGCCGGGTCCCGGATGATGAAGGTGTGGGTGGCGCCGGTCAGGAAGGCTCGGTCTGCGAGCAGCTCGGGGTAGTGGAAGTCCGTGGTGTCCTTGAAGAACACCGGCTGCTCCGCGGCCATCGCGCGCAGCCGGGCCAGCACCTCCAGCTCGCTGTGCACCGGGGTGCCGCCCACCTCGACCTCGCCGAAGTCGACCACCCGGGAGAGCGGCTCGTGCACCACGGCGTGGTCGCCGCGCTCGGTCATCATCCGGGCGAAGGCGGTCGAGCGGCAGCGCGGCGCGCTCCACAGTGCGATCACCGGAATCCGCAGGTCTCCCACGACGTGGCCCCTCTCGCTCTCGCGGCGGTGAATCCGGCCGCGGCTCAGTCGAATACCGGCTCAGAATGGCACGGCGCCGACCGGGGCCGGGTAATCAGAATTCGCAATCGCGGACAGCCCGGTAAACGCGGTGCGCGCCGCGGATTGCGCTTGGCGCGGACGCGGGGGCGGGCCGTGCGGGCCTAGTTTTCCTTTTCACGCGGCAGGCCCGATCTGTCGCCCGACCCGTCAGCGGTCCCCTTATCCGGAGGTCACGTGTCAGCGACGCCCGAGCGCCCAGACGCCAGCAGGATCGCCGTGCTCGCCAGCCGGGTCGGCGCGGACGAGAAGCGGCTGTTCGACGCCTTCGACCGGCGCGGCGTCCCCTTCGAGCACCTCGACCCGCGCCGGCTCTGGTTCCCGGCCGGGCAGCGCGAGCTGCCCTGGGGCCTCGCGCTGAACCGGGAGATCGGCCAGACCCGGGCGGCCTACGCGGCCCGCTGCCTGGCCGCCGCCGGGGTCGAGGTGCTCAACAGCGTGACCGCGACCGAGGTCTGCGGCGACAAGTGGCTCACCACCCAGGCCCTGGAGGCCGCCCGGGTGCCGACCCCGCGCACCGCGCTGGGCCTCACCCCGGAGGCCGCGCTGGCCGCGCTGGACGAATCCATCGGCTACCCGGCGCTGATCAAGCCGCTGGTCGGCTCCTGGGGCCGGCTGGTCGTCCAACTCCCCGACCGGGCGGCGGCCGAGGCCGTGCTGGAGTACGCCGGCGCGCTCACCGGCCCGCAGTCGCACCTGGGTTACGTGCAGGAGCTGATCGACAAACCCGACCGGGACATCCGGGTGATCGTGGTCGGCGGGCAGGTGGTCGGCGCGATCTACCGCACTGGCGAGGGCCTGCGCACCAACGTGGCCCTCGGCGGCAGGGCGCTGCCCTGCGAGGTGACCCCGGAGATCGAGAAGCTCTCCCTCGAGGCCGCCGCCGCCGTCGGCGCGGACATCGCCGGGGTCGACCTGATCGAGGCCGGCGACGGCCGGCTGCTGGTGCTGGAGGTCAACCACCGGGTGGAGTTCTCCGGCTTCCAGGCCGCCCTCGGCGACCGGGTCAGCGTCGCCGACCACATCCTCGACCACCTCCTGGAACGGGCAGCGCGATGAACTGGGCCTTCACCAGCTCCGGCAAGGTCACCGAGACCTACGCCGCCGGGCTGCTCCGCCGCATGCTGGAGATCCCCTCCTGTTCGTACCACGAGCGGGAGTTGGCCGACTTCCTGGCCGAGGAGATGACCGGCCTGGGCTACCGGACGCACATCGACGAGGCCGGCAACGTGATCGGGGTGATCGAGCACGGCCCCGGCCCCACGGTCATGCTGCTCGGGCACCTGGACACCGTCGCGGGCCACGTCCCGGTCCGCTCCGAGGACGGCCGGCTGTACGGCCGCGGCGCGGTGGACGCCAAGGGCCCGCTGGCCGCGATGGTCTGCGCCGCGGCCGGCGCCGTCGACTTCCCCGGCACCCTGGTGGTGATCGGCGTTGTCGAGGAGGAGACTCCGCGCTCGCGCGGCGCGATGGCCGTCCGGGCCCGCCAGCAGCGGCCGGACGCGCTGGTGATCGGCGAGCCGAGCGGCTGGTCGAGCGTGGTGCTCGGCTACAAGGGCAAGCTCGACCTGCGCTACACCGTCAAGTGCGCGGCCACCCACCCGAGCAACCCGGTGCCCAAGGCCTCCGAACTGGCCGTGGCCTGCTGGAACGCACTGGTCGAGCTGCTCGGCCCCGACGCGAGCCACGCCGTCTTCGACCGGCCCGGCGCCACGCTCTGCCAGCTCAACGCCGACCTGACCACGGCCACCGTGGACCTGAGCGTGCGCACCCCGCCCGGTTTCGACGACGAGGGGCTGGTCCGCGCGCTGCGCGAGCGGCTGCCCGAGGGCGAGCTCAAGGTGCTCAACTCGGTGGCCGCCTGCCGGGTGGGCCGGGCCGACCCGGCCGTCCGCGCCCTGGTCACCGGCATCCGCCGGCTGCACGCCCAGCCCCGGCTGGTGCTCAAGACGGCCACCTCGGACATGAACACCCTGGCCGAGGAGTGGGACATCCCGATGGCCACCTACGGCCCCGGCGACAGCAGCCTCGACCACGCCGACGACGAGCACATCCTGCTGGCCGACTACCTGCGCGGCATCGACGTGCTCACCATCGCCCTCTCCGAGCTGGCCCACCTCCCGGCCCGCGACCGGGCGGCCGCCGCCCCGCAGCCGCTGAGGAGCGTCAAGTGACGGATCTGTGCGGTTGGTTGGCGGGGCAGTGGGCTGTCGAGCGTGGGGTGGGTAGCGCCGTGCGGTCGTTGAGGAGTGTCAAGTGACCGATCTGTGCGGGTGGTTCGCGGGGCAGTTGGCTGTCGTGCGCGGGGTGGGTAGCGCCGTGCGGTCGTTGAGGAGCGTCAAGTGACCGATCTGACCGAGCGGTTCGCCGCGCTGCCGGCCGAGCGTCGGGCCGAGTTCCGGGCCCGGCTGCGGGAGCAGGCCAGGGCCGCCGCGGAGCGCGGGCCGGTCCGTCGCGGCCACACCGGGCCGGCCCCGCTGACGGCCGCCCAGCAGTCGCGGCGCTACCTCGACCGCACCGCCCCGAGCTCCCCCGCCGTCGGCGCCCCGCTGCTGCTGCGGCTGCGCGGCGAGCTGGACGTGACGGCGCTGCGTGCGGCCCTGGCCGCCGTGGTCGCCCGGCACGAGGCGCTGCGGACGGTGGTGGTGGAGCGCGAGGACGGCCCGGTGCAGGTGGTCGCGGCCGGGGTGCCGGTCCGACTGCCGCTGGTCGAGACCCCGGATCCTGCCGTAGCGCAGGAGCTGATTGAGCGTCAGGCCGACAGGCCGGTCGAGCTGCCGGCGGCCGAGGCTCCGGAGCTCTCGGCGGCTCTGGAGCTGATTGGACGTCAGGTCCGTGAGCCGTTCGAGCCGGGGCGGGCGCCGGGCTGGCGGGCGCTGCTGGTGCGGGCCGGCCAGGACGACCACCTCTTCCTGCTCGACGTGCACCCGCTGCTCTGCGATGCCTCCTCGCACGGCCTGCTGCTGGCCGAACTCGCCGAGTGCTACCGCGCCGCGCGCGTGGGCGAGGAGCCCGTGCTGCCGGAGCCCGTGGTGCAGTACCCCGACCACGCGTGCTGGGAG from Kitasatospora sp. MMS16-BH015 encodes:
- a CDS encoding sulfotransferase family protein; this encodes MGDLRIPVIALWSAPRCRSTAFARMMTERGDHAVVHEPLSRVVDFGEVEVGGTPVHSELEVLARLRAMAAEQPVFFKDTTDFHYPELLADRAFLTGATHTFIIRDPAEAIASHHELNPELGLEEIGFARLYEIFTAVQEATGRTPVVVDSDDLLDRPAETVRAYCAAVGIDYRPEALNWQSGMRSEWQSTSKWHQSTSETTGFARRRTDGAAKVEADPVLRGYRDHHQPYYEKLRAVALEPLGAEQAG
- a CDS encoding transketolase, producing the protein MTGALLERAEPETLAAVAARIRRHVVDMCAGPEGGHLGGGLSCTDVLTALYFSVMNADPLRPADPDRDRFLLSKGHAALALYATLAERGYFPVEELAEFGRPGSRLMGHPVRAVPGVELPTGSLGHGLPLACGFALANRYAGRTSRSFVLLGDGELQEGSVWEAAIAAASLGLDRLVAIVDCNGLQLTGPTEGIAPMEPLAERWSSFGWSVREVDGHDPALLAEHLGAGPWEPGKPSVLLARTVKGQGLPFLAGRAASHYVTLSPRNHSRARNALRATEATA
- a CDS encoding lysine biosynthesis protein LysW, which codes for MTTLTAQPCPECEEPVSIGASARLNEIVECGGCRSELEIVALDPTVLALAPEVEEDWGE
- a CDS encoding RimK family alpha-L-glutamate ligase, which gives rise to MSATPERPDASRIAVLASRVGADEKRLFDAFDRRGVPFEHLDPRRLWFPAGQRELPWGLALNREIGQTRAAYAARCLAAAGVEVLNSVTATEVCGDKWLTTQALEAARVPTPRTALGLTPEAALAALDESIGYPALIKPLVGSWGRLVVQLPDRAAAEAVLEYAGALTGPQSHLGYVQELIDKPDRDIRVIVVGGQVVGAIYRTGEGLRTNVALGGRALPCEVTPEIEKLSLEAAAAVGADIAGVDLIEAGDGRLLVLEVNHRVEFSGFQAALGDRVSVADHILDHLLERAAR
- a CDS encoding M20/M25/M40 family metallo-hydrolase; protein product: MNWAFTSSGKVTETYAAGLLRRMLEIPSCSYHERELADFLAEEMTGLGYRTHIDEAGNVIGVIEHGPGPTVMLLGHLDTVAGHVPVRSEDGRLYGRGAVDAKGPLAAMVCAAAGAVDFPGTLVVIGVVEEETPRSRGAMAVRARQQRPDALVIGEPSGWSSVVLGYKGKLDLRYTVKCAATHPSNPVPKASELAVACWNALVELLGPDASHAVFDRPGATLCQLNADLTTATVDLSVRTPPGFDDEGLVRALRERLPEGELKVLNSVAACRVGRADPAVRALVTGIRRLHAQPRLVLKTATSDMNTLAEEWDIPMATYGPGDSSLDHADDEHILLADYLRGIDVLTIALSELAHLPARDRAAAAPQPLRSVK
- a CDS encoding BtrH N-terminal domain-containing protein, with the protein product MTAKRSYTLKGPEPELWYRDLISCLQSTTASVLLRGGADPLEVLGAGWRFLHLPGEVRHEEFYYPCLPDADGRVDLGAALAPHHALRARWWQPADEQDLWREVRAALAEDRPVIAAVDNFHLPFRPAYGDVHAAHQVLVYGLDELRGLVYVSDAMPPGFRGAVPIEKFLASWGSENPTDVQDAFFSDSRIGRRCLDVRLESVPEPLTPGRLGRFLRADAELFTTAGPHRTGLPGFDLFAAELLARAGAGEAAALRELYPFGWAMQAQASLHGELLRRCGHRWGDPALAAAGRAVETVAHAWTGLRFTGAHGLGDPRAATPDLARHTTLLRAAYTRAVDAVGAVAARL
- a CDS encoding DegT/DnrJ/EryC1/StrS aminotransferase family protein, which translates into the protein MSKLAAFGGTAAVPKDRRGVQWPLIEDEDRKSVLDALDGPRLVSDTDGVNAVSELERGWAERFGFEHCVAVSNGTAALSLALAALGIGPGDEVIVPALTFIATGLAPVHQMAVPVFADIDPVTFNIDPDDVERRITPRTKAIIPVHLHGAPADMDRIMAIARKYHLAVVEDAAQAPGATHRGRPVGGIGDAGSFSLQVTKNIPTCGEGGLLVTGSTELAEAMRRGRQFGEVIEAGRDRDYVSYGLGWNHKMNAIQAAFTSSQLARFDDYEQRRQRNVTEFLGRLAELPGLVVPTALPDTTHVWHILRFRFDPAAFGLEGVRPQALRGALRRLLRAEGVPMSQYQLMPLPDQKVFVERLGFGSGHPWAVTGAPGTASGEGYPVTRAVIADSLTIQKRHLNPDAGWLLALYADAFEKVWANRDMVATLAKAAS
- a CDS encoding transketolase family protein gives rise to the protein MSRATREAYRDALIPLLARHPELICLDSDTGLFGAEQVAAAGEQYLNLGIAEQNLMGMAAGMAACGRVPFVNTMAAFATSRALEAIKIDIAYNGLPVRIMATHGGLAAGHLGPTHQALEDLAVMRVLPGMTVVVPADAAATEAVLEQSLHLPGPLYVRLGRKATPALPPGPPPVIGKAQTLREGGDVVLAACGAYPVLACLAAAEELAGHGIEATVLNMHTLRPLDTEALVAAAGPADLVVTLEEHWRGGGLGGAVAETLAERAPVRVLRLGVPDTFVDQVGNQEHLIAHYDLTAERVVRAVRTALDTAARSGTTHRKEHVS